In the genome of Mangifera indica cultivar Alphonso chromosome 9, CATAS_Mindica_2.1, whole genome shotgun sequence, the window TTCTTCCCACATAAAAAGATAAGCAATGGAGAGTCTTCAGAACCTATAAATATCGGCAACTTTCATCGGTCGATCATCACCGAACTTTAAACAGTTTGTTTATCATCCCAAGTAAAAGGTTTTTCTGTGCGTTTTACAGCTTCAAAAAACAACCACAAATGGCTGACAACTCCCAGAAGATGAGCTACCACGCCGGCCAGGCCAAGGGCCAGACTGAAGAGAAGGCCAGCGGCATGATGGACAAGGCAAACAATGCAGCTCA includes:
- the LOC123226389 gene encoding stress-induced protein KIN2-like — its product is MADNSQKMSYHAGQAKGQTEEKASGMMDKANNAAQSAKESMQEAGDQMKAKAQGAADAVKNATGMNKN